TTTCAGTTAAAAATCACTTGTTACTGATTCTCTCAACAACTTGAATGGAGACTTAACCGCAGATTCTCTTACTGCTGATTCTCTCAGAGACTTAGACACTCTACTTGCAGACTCTACTTCAACACTAGCATTTGAGCCTCTATCCTCTCCACTTAGTCTTGATCTTGATCCGAAGTAAAATCATTCTTCAACTTCAATTTATCCTCTAACTCTCCCTGGTATTGAACTTGCACCGAGGAAAtcaaatcaatcaaatcatgcataTCGAGCATTAACTTATGTATCCTCTCAGTGAAGAATTGAATCTCTAGAGCCCGCTTATAAAATAGGGATGTCGGAAACACTTCTCTCTCCACAACCTGACTTTGGCCAGTCACCTCTCTCCACTACACTTGAAGAACCGTTTGTTGGTGATTTGTTCAGAAGCAGAAGATATTTTTTCTCTGATAACTCTTTCTTGCACAGAGTCAAGTTAAATAGGAATTGAATCTCTTTCTTGCATCGAAGAGTACTCCCTTAGCGCTAAGTTTGATCCATATCTTTCTCCTTATTCTTTACGATACTCTATATGATACTCGACGAGCTTTTGAATTAAAGAATTTTATAATGTCATTGTAACTGACCTGACTTGCTGCTTAACCGCTCTGTTATGTTATGTGGGCAGAGAGCTTCATTGGGACTTTGGACACTAAATTCTGTCCCGCTGCGCTGACTTTAGCCTCTGATTATCTATCGTAGACAACAACACTTGAAAACGAAACTACACATGATACTGGACCTCGAACTGGAATTGGGCATTCTGAAGTTGATGATCTAGCTTCAGAAACATCATTTCCTGCTCTTGCATCTGACCTTGATACTGCTACATTTACTGGAAACTTATTCTGATATTGGTGACTTCCCACTTGCAGCACTAGTAGCTGACGACTTAACTGACACAAGAACAAAACTCGTAGACTTAACAAGAACTACTACTACTCCTGATACTACTGATTCTCTTATTGCAACACTCCTACCCAGTCCAACAAGAAGTTAATGTGCAACTAAAGCACCCGAACTGAACTTTCTTTCTGATTCTGAACCGAAATATTAAGTCTAAAGTCAAACAGAAACCTCATTTCTTGATCCTACAGATCTTTCTTCTGCTCCAACAACTAGAACTGGAACTGGCTTAATTGAATTTCCTCTGTCAGGTCAAACAAAAGAATATCCCTTTTTGCATATAATCAAGGAATTTACACTCTGTTAGCACCTGCACCTGCACTGCTCACTTTTTCTTATAAACTCATCCACAATGAACGTTAATCATCTACCTCGCACATATACATATAATAGAAAAGAGTAAACAACGGGTTTAGCTTACCTTTGAATTGAATATCTCTCTTATCTTGCACTTGGTATAGATCCCATGTAAATAAAATTCTTCCTTGAATCATTGAACCGCAACACCGCACTCAACCTCTCCTCGGTGTGAAAACGAAACTTGACTTGTTTACTTATGCACACCCTTATATAAGAATAAATTGAGAAGCTCACTTTCCCTTTGCGCCTTGTCAACCTTTTATTTCATCTTTCGATTCGGCTTCGGCCCCAGATCCTGATCTTGTTGATTCCTCTAATTCTCTAATTACTTAATTTATACGAGACTCTACTCATTCACTTAGGGCTTCAAAATCTATACTTTCTGATTCTTCTTCAACAGAACAAGTAGACAACACTCTGAACGAATCCTTCTCCAGCTTCTTATTCAAATCTTGAAAAACCGCACTCCTCACCTCGAACAGAAAGAGATTCCAAGACAAAAGTTGATGGTTACCTTGATGGTTCCCTTGATTGTTGAACTCCACTTGCACCACCGTTGACTATACCacactgcttcttcttcttcttcatgacgACTAGGAGTTTCTCATTCACTTAGTGCTTCAATTGGAATTAATTCTTACCCGAACCCAAAAGCGCCTGTATCCTCACCACTACTCGAGAAAGCCGGGGTCAACTCCTCTGATAGCTCTAATTCTTATATCAAATGGGAAATAGTCCTTTCCTTGCCTTTTACGCCCGAACTCAAATAGTACTTTCGTCTTCCGCAAGAACAGAACTAACTTTCTTTACCGAAGAATCCTATAGAGCATCCCAAGTTTGAAAATCCCCATAGAGAGCCTCTGACCATGTGAAAGGATGCTTGTGCTCTCGCCATTTTGAAAAATTTCTACCCCAACCTAAGTCGCACCTCCGCCTTTGCTAGCCCTGGTTGTGCCTCCGCCTTACTAGCGGCCCCCTTCCACCTTGCACGTGGGTGCCTCGCTTGTTGGCCCTTGCCTGCTCGTTGTCATTGGCCGCAAAGGCGAGTCGACCCCCCTCCTTTCTTGCTCACAACCAACGGCAAGGAGGGGGCACGAGGAGACAACGTTGACAAGGAAGGGATAGAAGGTTACATAGCCCCCGTCGGACCCCTAAGCCTCACCGTGGTTGTTGCCTGTGCCCTAGCCTGTGCAAGGGCGACATGGGTCACTGATGTCACTTGCGTCCTTACTCGCGCGAGGCCTGTCGCTAGTCGTAGAGGTGCCTCACAACACTGCTCATTCCCTTGCTCGTGTAAGGGCGATGAGGGCCGCTCCATCACTGGTTCAACGGGTTGTGATAGTGGTCGCTACTCCTCTGTTACTGGGTGGGTTCGTTGTACGGGGCGACCAACGCGATGGAGTGGGACGACACGGTTAGGGGATGGGTGGAGGGCGATGGTTGATGGGCAGAATGGATTTTCATATTTTTAGAAAACGGATGctctataaattttttttccGTGTTGTTaggaaattttaaattttaaaattgtttttcaagaatttatattatatatataatgggcCGAAGCCCAACCCGAGCGGTAGCTGTGAAAAAGTGGTGCATCAAACCCGTCGGTTCCTTCAAACCCTATCGTCTGAGTCAGAGAAAGAGGGGCGGAGGGTATCTCGATCCTTAGGTCGGCCGGCTGATCGATCGATTGATCGGATCCTCAATACAAAGAAGAAGATGGTGTGTATACGGCAGGCGACGGTGGAGGATCTGCTAGCGATGCAGGCTTGCAACCTGCTGTGCCTGCCGGAGAACTACCAGATGAAGTACTACCTGTACCACATCCTTTCCTGGCCGCAGCTGCTCTTTGTGGCGGAGGACTACGGCGGCCAGATCGTCGGATACGTTCTCGCCAAAATGGAGGAGGACACCTCCGAGCCCTGCCATGGCCACATCACCTCCCTTGCTGTTCTCCGCACCCACCGCAAGCTCGGCCTCGCCACCAAGCTCATGACCGCCGCCCAGAACGCTATGGAGTCCGTCTTCGGCGCCGAGTACGTCTCCCTCCACGTCCGACGCAGCAACCGCGCCGCCTTTACCCTCTACACCTCCACTCTCGGCTACCGCATCCACGACGTCGAGGCCAAGTACTACGCCGACGGAGAGGACGCCTATGACATGCGCAAGCAGCTCAAGGGCCGTCCCCATGGccacagccacggccacagccacgGCCACGGGCAAgctcatcaccaccaccaccatcatcatcatggaGGCGGCTGTTGCTCTGGGGAGGTGAAGCCCCCAGCCGCTGCGGGTGCATATGCTTCCgcatcttctgcttctgcttcagcATCGGCTTCCGCTTCTGGAGAGTGAAAAGCTTGTGGCCGAGGTAATCTTGAAAGTTTCCTTCATGCTAAAGGAAATAATTATGCTTGTTTTTTACTTGAATTATAATTTTCGGATGATGTTAGTGTTTGAACTCTATTATGTGTCAGAGTCTTCAGATGATTATGTTTGTGTGGAGTACTTCAACTTATCTTTGGTTGTTGGATATATTCTTGTTTTGCTCCTCCTTCCTACTGCTATTGATGATTCTTTTAGGATTGTACAATTCTTTCTATCACAGATATCTTTTTGATGCATTGTCTGAATTCAGAGCTGGTAAATGTGGTGTGTTCATTTAGGTGTTAGAAGAATGAACAAGTACTTGCTAGAGGAATTAAACCTATGCTATAGAAAATACTTAGGCGAACAAGTACTTGCTAGAGGAATTAAACCAATGCTATAGAAAATTCTTAGGCCTATTAATTAGCTTTTGGAGCATTTTATTCCAAGTTAAACTTGAACAGGGTTTAACTTTTCTGTGGCTGATCTAGTCCTTCCTTCATAAAAACTTTCATATATTGAAAATTCAATTTCAATGTGTTTTCGCATCAATAGCTTTTTACTACTGCTAGCTGAAAATATCAACTTGAAAATTATTTGTGGAATATGTATCAGATATGCATACGCTAATACAGAAACTTATAAGGATTGTTGGCCAATATTGATCCCTGGCTGATCCATGTAGGATTGGTTAAACCTGATCCCTGACTTTCCATGGTCACGAAATTGAACAATCTCGAGCTGAATATGGCTTATCTTGGCTGATTTTGACTGATTGTTTGTCATTTCCGAGAAATCAAGTATCACACTGACTTAGCTGACCTGAACCTATACCAGTCCTGATCTTGTGAACCTTGCCTACTGATTCTTATGGTTTAATTTGTTGGcatcccatggaacaatgtatccCGAAGTGTAACCATATTTGGAAGAGCTGAGATGGCTTTGTGGCATATGAACAAAAAGTTTCATTTGGATGAGTGATTGAGATGCATGTGTGGAGTCCATTGAAAAGAGAGAACAAGAAACACTTATGTTAATGGAAACTGAGGAATAGCTTTGATCAATGATTAAATGCTGGTTTAAACATTTCTGAAGAACATACACGGATTCATCAGTTGGGTGAGATGAGTTTGAAATCAGAAAACTGGTATAATTAGAGTTATTGATATAAGAAGATATTACCATGCGGAGGGATCTGATGTTACTAGAAACCATAAGAAGGGATACATCTAGCTGAATGCCAAATAATTAGGATCCACGGCTTGTTGCTGTGAACATTGTTAATTATTTCTGTGTGTGCATGTGTTCCTGCATTTCTTAACACTGTATTACAGTGTTGATTTTTGCTTTGGCAACTAGATATGATCTATTCACAGTACTAGGATTTGGTTTAGCATCAAGTTTTCATCATATTGCTGCTGATATCAGAGAAATGGCTAATGATCTAGCAACAACTTTTCCAAATTGCTGGTAGAGTCCTTGTCATAATTGGAGCCTAACAGTCTTTATTGATGAATCTTATCCTATTTAtatattctctctttttttttttttatgaggctTCATTCCTATGACTGCTGTGTTTTGTTCCAGTGGTTGTTTGTATACTTGAATTTCTTGTATTTTTTGCTAACAGGAGTCTTTTGTAGGAGTGAGTTCTTCTTGTTATGTCTCTGATGGTATATGCAACTATTTATTGGAGAAGATGGTTGTAACTTCTGTAGCTAGTTCAGCTTGCTTTCACATAAATAGAGCCTCAACTATTCCGATTTGGTCCCTGGCATAAACCAAAATACAGAAAACATTCCAAAAATGAAAACAGGAaaataaaaaatctggtttgtcgGGGTTTCATGTTGTCTTTTAGAAGTTTGAGATAGAACTTGGCATCTTTTGGAATGATAAGGGGATTACGGGACTGCTTCCATAATCTTGGAGTGGAGAGAAGAATTAAACCAATAAGATTAAATCTTGAGTAATTCTTTCTGAGACAAACTAGAGCAGTCTCTAGACTCATTGGGTAGTTCAAATATTTCCTTCAAATCACCATCCATTATACACTATTCTTCTCCCACGTAGCCTTGGTTATCCAAAATTACCCTTTTCTTCATATTTTAGTCTTCCCATTTTGAAACCCTGAAACCCTGTAAACCATCACATCGATTTTCCATGTAATCATTATATCTGAACTCTTATGTCTTCCTGAGACGTTTTTTACATTGAGAGAACCAAAGCTATACTCCAGGTCTACTCTCTTCAAATGCAATAGACCAAGTAGTATCTGAACACCATTGTGTTCTGTTGTGTTGTGGAAACTGATGCAACTTAATTGTGATTAAACTGTTttcacaatttgctattttgatttTGGCCAACGACTACAGTTCACCTGAATCACAGATGCATCCTCAAGATACCCAATGAGCCTAGAGACTGCCCTGCTCAAAATTCTTCTTATTGGTTTCCACTTTAGACTTCAATACTATCTTCTAGAACTTTTTCATAGGCTAAGGAACCAATTCAAAGCTTAGGGATATCCCATCTTTTTAACAAGCTTAAGTAGACCTTATTTCAATTTTCATTGACTCAAAGCTTACAGGTTTGTAGTGTCAGAGAAAAACATATTTCTAGATATGAGTGGAGAAGGTTAGCTAGAGTAATAACAAAATGAGATTTTTAGTTTGGAGTTTTTCAAGAATTTTCCCAATAGTCTTAATTACTCCTTCACTTGTAGCATTTTATCAAATTAAGCTCTGGAAGATTGATTTGATTTACTAGGAGGTGATCTCTATTCATAGAGATAGAATATCGTAGGTTTGCTACATAAAGAATAGGACCGAATTTTGTCAAAATTTAGCAGTATCCAACAAATCAATCAGGCAATCCAAGAAACAGTAGGTTTGCCACAACTTGCTTGTGGAGTCACCACTAGTGTCGACAGTAATATGAACATTTCTGTCACGATTCGTGGGTTTGATAGGTTTGTTTGAACTAAATTTTTGATCAAAATGTTCTATTTCTGTCACGATTCGTGGGTCTGATAGGTTTGTTTGAActaaattttttatcaaaatgTTCTACTTTGATCGTGGTGTTCTAGTTTTCGCCACTCATCATACTCTAAGAAGTCATGAGGTGTTATAGTTTTCTCTACTCAAAGAGCTTGATATCTTTGTCAAGACCTAGATTAAACATTAGTATCATGCATATCAGCATAGCATAGTGGTGGCTTCACATCGTCATAAGTGTTCCATCCACGGATGATCTTTTTCTACTTGGGTTCTCTCATCATGCTCAAATATTAGGTCAGTTCTGTTAGGTTTAGTGTTTTATTAGGTCAACTGGTTAAAATATTGGGTTCTCTCATCATGCTCAAACAGTAAAACTCTAAACTACTGGTTAAAATGTTTAAGTTGAAGTCGATAGTAGTATACTTATCAAACCTTTATAAGTCATTGAAAatagataaaattaaaattagctTATAAAGGTCGGATGAGTACAATACTATCAACTTAGTTTAAACATTTTGAGAAGTTGATAGGCTAATTAATTTATCAAGCTCGGATCATTACATTTGATATTAAAGCTAATAGTATTTGAGCAAGTTAGATAGCACTCTCAAATGAAGTTGATAAACCAATTAGCTAATTAAATCTGTTATGATAATCTCTTTTGAGTATTAACATTAAATAGTACCTTTGAGAAAACAAATGTTAGTTTATTGATGATTGGCTAGTATTATAATCGCTATTATCTTTCTTTGTCTATTATAGTCTATGCCAAAGGCTTAATTTGAATTATAGCATCAAGCTTCATGTATATTTTTATAAGATGTGAGTTGTATCCTTTTTCACATGCTCTTACTTTTTGGATGGTCTGAAATTGTTCGTTAAAATGAGCATATCCTTTTAATACGGTGttgattgatttttgaatgaataTTTTCTTGAGCTGGTAATagccatcctttcttcttcacaacTCTTCTTGGAATATCGTTGTGTGcctcacaaaaaaaatatattattttcatagAAAACCTTTTAGAAGAGGTATATCTCTTGCACATTTTGTCTATCAAGATTGGATGTAATTATCAAAAAGACGAGATACTGGAACAGACATTATAAGAATAAGCATGATAAAACACTATATCGAATTTAATTCTTATCGATATTGTGACATGCAAGTTAAGATATTAAGAGGCATGTGTGTTTTGATTTAGTGTTTTATTCTCTCCATTATATATATTCTCACATAATTAAAGAGAAATATTGTTTTGTTGCTTATTTTTTATCAAACCTTTTTCTATCCTAAGTTCCTAACTATACTGTAATTTAGATACCCTTATTAATACAATAAATGAGTCTCCATTATAGAAAACAACTAAGATGATTCCACTCATTTTTTCTTCCCGCCGCGTCTTGCCTAACTTTAGAACTTTCATCTTTGCTAAATTAACTTCATCGATAGTTCATTGTGTTGTCCATATTTGAATCCATAAGTGGCTTTAGGTTTTGGAATCACCTTAATTCGAATTGTTCATATTGTAGATGTTTCTTATAAAATAGAAGTAAGATGGCGAAAGTACATTTTTATGAGTTGTGTTGGTAGATCATCTCGTTGTAAAggcattattaattttataaaattaattaacttTGAAAGATAAGTAATTGTGCAAGGTGACTTCAaaattaatcatatatttaatagaAGATGATAGTGAACTCAACTTGTAAAGACTTTGATTATTGTTAGCATCGTTCACCATATAcgctttgcaaaaaaaaaaagaaaaaaatctattaaatgcatatatgatttataaaaatatcgtTCTACCTTTTTCAAATATCATTCTAGTTGTATTGAatgtattttaaaataattaacttCAAGCTTGAAAATATATTTCTAAGAATGTAATTTTCCCTAATTAACTATCAGTTATCGACAAatggtgtgtgtatatatatatatatatatagtctttacAACTTGATGTTAAAACATGTGGTTAAAGAATAACTGGTCTCATTTCGCGTTGCTATTCAAAATAGTGAATGTTATTAACATACCCAAACATATTCTCCTTTGATATGAATCTCTAAAATCTCTAATCACAATTTTGCAATGTATTGCTAGTTTTTGCAGCATAAAATCTTAAACATGACATTTATTTAAATACTAACAAGTATTTAAATATTGGATTGCCATGTTTGCCTACCTTTAATCTTAATGTACCTAAGTCTTGGTTATGTTGTTTTATGAGTTAATATCATGATTGCACCTTTTGTCCCGTAGATAAATAGATTTTATTAAGATCACGTCAACAAAGTAATTTACAAAACATGAACATGGAATTTGTATTCAATGATCCAAGAAAACAACCACTACAAAAGAAAATTTTGGGGAACTTACAACGATGGAGCAAATATTTCCATTATCTAAAACCAAGTCCGCGCTAAATTCTTGAGTAGAATCTACCAAACACCAAAACATAGTTTGTTTATTTATGTTATCATTATATTCAAATATTATGGTCATTCGATAGTTGAAGTAGCTTATGAATTATGTTCCCCTAAATAACTACACCAATTTTTAATACATTAGTGTGTAAAGCTAATAACATCTTCGTATTTTCAAATACACAATAATCCCACAAAGAACTAAGTTAAATATCGATTTTATTTTGTGTAaataattgaatattttattttattatattatttttagcttACGattatgatgaaattaaatatgtgATTGATGATTATTAATGCAAGAGAAATTTGGCCCATGTGATATTCTAAGAGACAAAGTTTCCGATTGATCGAGATGTACAAAATAGATGGTTGCAATCTATTATATTATAACTTTTATAGCTTTCGAAAAATGCTGCATTGCTGATCGCATGAATATATCGAAGATAGTGATTAACATCTGAGCATTTTTGgatttttatatatctcaaaGTTCCATTTCAAATAAGTTATTCCGATATGTGAAGTCACGATGAGATTTGATCCTAAGGTATTGTCATCGATAACCTTTTCTATGTTACATGTAGACGATGCAACTCGATATCAACCAAAGCAGCAAACAGGGAGTGGAAATGCATAATTATTTACTAAGTAACTAAAAAATATTAGCTATGGATTAATACCACTTAATGCAAGTTCATGATCTTTTCACAAAGAAAAAAAGCACCCAATTTGCCTACCAACACATTGGCATCCTAATTCCATAGGTACT
The DNA window shown above is from Musa acuminata AAA Group cultivar baxijiao chromosome BXJ2-4, Cavendish_Baxijiao_AAA, whole genome shotgun sequence and carries:
- the LOC135610208 gene encoding N-terminal acetyltransferase A complex catalytic subunit NAA10-like — translated: MVCIRQATVEDLLAMQACNLLCLPENYQMKYYLYHILSWPQLLFVAEDYGGQIVGYVLAKMEEDTSEPCHGHITSLAVLRTHRKLGLATKLMTAAQNAMESVFGAEYVSLHVRRSNRAAFTLYTSTLGYRIHDVEAKYYADGEDAYDMRKQLKGRPHGHSHGHSHGHGQAHHHHHHHHHGGGCCSGEVKPPAAAGAYASASSASASASASASGE